Genomic DNA from Paenibacillus borealis:
CTCTCCACGGCAATTCTGCCGATCTCGGCAGCAATCGAATGTTTGGCAATGTCGCGGAAAGGGCCCGGTACCGGCTGTACCAGCTGGTCCAGAAAAGCCTTCATCTCGTCGCTCCAGAGCGGACGGCTGCGTTCTACCCAGTAATTCTGCCAGTCTAGCTTGGATTTGCCGTCAGCCTTGGGCAGCACCTTCAGAAATTTGCGGAACATAAAATAGCCGCCGATGCACATACAGCCCAGCAGTAAAAAGGTCCAAAATGCGATGGAATTCATAAACCAGTTGCTCGGAGCTACAGATAATAAGCTTGAGGGTGAATGAAAATGCATGGATACACCGCCTTTGACAATGATGATTGTCACTTTCCATTTACTTATCTAGAGTATAGCGTATTTGTAAAGTTTTGCGAAGCGGAAGCGGCCTTCTGGGGCTTGCCTAGATTTATTTTCCCGATCACGGTAGAATAAGGGTTAATTCGTGAAGGAAAGAGGGAAATAGGCATGCTGAAAATAGGTTCACATGTGTCCTGCGCGGACAAGGGTCTTCTGAGCGCGGCCAATGAAGCAAATGAGTACGGATCCACCTCGTTTATGATATATACGGGAGCGCCGCAAAATACGCGCCGTAAGCCGATTGAATCGATGTTCCCTGAGGAAGGGAAGCTGGCTATGGCGCAGAATGGTGTCGAGGAGATCGTGGTTCACGCTCCTTATATTATTAACCTGGGCTCCTACAAAGAAAGCACCTACCAGCTGGCAGTTGATTTCCTGCAGGAGGAGATCCGCCGTACCCATGCGCTTGACGTTAAGCATATTGTCCTGCATCCGGGTGCATTTACCGATAAGGATGCCGAATATGGCATTCAGCGTATTGCAGACGGACTAAATGAGGTCCTTGGCGGTACGAACGAGACGGAAGTGCATATTGCCCTGGAAACGATGGCCGGCAAGGGAACAGAGGTCGGGCGCAGCTTCGAGGAGATTGCTTCCATTATCGATAAGGTCGTACATAATGAGCGCTTGTCCATTTGTCTCGACACTTGTCATATTCATGATGCCGGATACGATATCGTGGGCGATCTGGATGGTGTACTGAAGAAATTTGACGACACTATCGGCCTGGGACGTCTAGGCGTTATCCACATTAATGACAGCAAGAACCCGCGCGGAGCGGGCAAAGACCGCCATACTCCAATCGGCTCAGGTTATATTGGTTTTGAGACGATCAATAATGTCGTACACCATGAAGCACTGGCAGGTCTGCCGTTCATTCTGGAGACACCGTGGATTGGCAAGGATGCGAAGAAGCTTCGTCCGATGTATGAAGTAGAGATTGCTCTGCTGCGCGGCAATGTGGCTGAACGTTTCGGGGCGGAATTCCTGTCGGAGCTGGAAGAGCTGCATGCTTTTTTTACCAAGCAGGAGCTGGATTCCCGCCGCTATGTGCTTGATGTATGGGAACTGCTGAAGAATGACGCCAAAGCCAAAAAAGCCGATCCCCGTGAACCGCTCGAACGTCTCTATGATCAAGTAATTGCTGCCGGATTATTCCCTCAGCTTAGTGAGGAAGCCGTCAATCACCGGCTGATCGCCTGGCTGGCAGGCAAACAGCTGCTGGTGAACGCTTAATCAAACAACAGATTGCGCAAGCAGATGAGAGGATGGACGGAGAATTATGGAATTACATGTGAAAAGGGAACATTCATCAGGCGGGCAATATCCGGACCGGGCGCGTATGCTCATTTCCTGTCCTGACGGGCCGGGGATTGTAGCGGCGGTGTCACATTTCTTGTACCAGCACGGTGCAAACATTGTGCAGTCGGATCAATATACGATGGACCCGGACGGCGGAATGTTTTTTATGAGAGTGGAGTTTGACCTGCCTAAGCTGGATGAACGGCTGGAAGAGGTGCGTACGATCTTCGGCGGCGTTGCCGAGCGCTTCAAGATGAACTGGCAGATCTTCAATGTAAGCCATAAGAAGCGTCTGGCGATCTTTGTATCCAAAGAGGATCACTGTCTGGTAGAGCTGCTCTGGCAGTGGCAGGCCGGTGATCTGGATGCGGACATCGCTCTGGTGGTCAGTAACCACACAGACATGCAGGCTTATGTTGAGTCTTTCGGTATTCCATTCCATCATATCCCGGTTACAGCGGATACGAAGGAAGCAGCCGAGAAACGTCAGCTTGAGGTGATCGGTGATGACATCGATGTGATCATTCTGGCCCGGTATATGCAGATCATCTCCCCTTCGTTCATCGAGCATTACCGGCACCGGATTATCAATATCCACCATTCGTTCCTGCCGGCATTCGTCGGCGGCAAGCCGTACGCCCAGGCGTATCAGCGCGGGGTTAAGATCATCGGTGCTACTGCCCACTATGTAACCGAAGAGCTGGACGGCGGTCCGATTATCGAGCAGGACGTGCAGCGGGTCAGCCACAGCGATGATGTGAACGAGCTTAAGCGCATTGGACGTACCATTGAACGGGTAGTTCTGGCCCGTGCGGTGAAATGGCATATTGAGGACAGGATCCTCGTGCATCATAATAAGACGGTTGTGTTTAATTAATTCTTTTAACCACTCTGGTAAAAGTCAGGAAACAAACGGAACGCGGATGTTCATGACATCCTTCCGGCCTGATTTTTACCGGAACCCATCTTCAGCCGGGAGCTTCTCCCGCAGCCTCTAGCTATACAAACAACCTCACAGTAATAATCTAATACACTTCTCACCATTACAGGTAAAAAAGCATTTTACCGGCATTTTGGATCTTAAGCCAAAATGTATTTTGTTATGTGCAGATTTCACATTCAAAGGGGGTAAAAGGCTTGTCATCGCAACGCGGACATTTATTAAAACGCAATTATATCTTTGCCTTTCTCATTCTGACCATCGGCTTCGGTGGGCTGCTCGGCTACGATCTCTACTTCAAGCCTTATGTACTCTCGCAGACAGTGGTCAAGATCAAGGTAGGCAGCGGCGGCTTTTTGCCCAAAAATTATGAGCTGAAAACGGAAGACCTCTATCTGGATTCCGTGCAGACCAAAGACATTCCGGCAGGTGTCATCCGCAGCATTGAGCAGGTGGAGCGGAAGATTACGAATGTGAATCTGACGGATGGCAGTATTCTGACCGAATCGCTGATTGATGTGAGCAATCTGGAGCCGCAGCAGGACGAAGGGATTTTTCCCATACCCAAAGAGGCGATCTATGCCATTAACGGCTCTCTCCGCAGCAGAGATAAGGTGGATATTTATCTGGTAGAAGGAGATTCACCTTCAAAAAACCAGACGGGGTATAGCCCTACAGATGCGTCTGCAGGTGCTCCCGGAGATTTGGCTGTTTCAGGGCCGGAAGCTGCTGCGGAAGAGGAGAGTCAGCCGGCAGTACCTGCCAGCAAAGTATTTCTCAGCGGAGTAACAGTGAATTATGTACGCACTGAAGATAACAATGATGTGCTCGATTCGGAGAATGGCAACAACAATAACCGCTTCACTTCGACCGGGAAAGTAGCGACGCCGGAGCTGAAGCTGAAGAAAAGAGACGGTGAACTGCTGGGGACTTATCTGGAACAGGGCAAGAAGCTGTGGATTGTAAGAGTGGAATAGGAGAGTGGAGCAGAAGGGAGGAAGAACGGGCTTGAAAATATTCAGTCTGGGTATGGATCAGCTGACAATTAATGAAATTAAGCTTGCCGGATTTACAGTCATAGCCCAAAGTGTGCTGCCAGAGCCGGCGCAGGCGGGAGGACATTTGCTGATGGTTACCAGTGAACAGGTGGCGGTGCAGGAGCTGGGTGAGCTGCGCAGGAGGTATCTGGATTCCAACATTTTGTATGTATATCTGCAAAAAGGGGTGCGGGGTTATCAGGCTATTCATATGCAATGTGAGAGTCTGGGGATTTTCTTCATGCCCCCGCGTTCGACCTCATCAGCAATTATCGATAAGCTTCGCTACATGCTGGAGGATGAGCAGGCAGAGCGGGGGAATCTGATCGGATTTTTCGGCTCCGGACCGGGCATTGGCTGTACAAGTGCAGCTAAGCTATTCGCCAGGAGGATCGCGGCTTCGGGACTGCGGGTAATTGTGCTGGGTCTTGATCTGTACGATCCGGGCTATGACCGTAAAACAACAGTCAGCCTGGACAGGCTGCGGCCGCGGATTACCGGCAAAATGCTTCACGATGAGGATTTCGCCGGGTTTGTGCAGCAGGAAGGATATTCGTATCTGCCGGGCAACTTCGATTATTTAAGTGCTCAGGACTATCAGGAGGAGGAGATTGAATATTTGCTGGCCAGGGCAAGTGACTGTGCAGATGTAGTGGTGGCTGATTTCGGGTCCATTCCGGAAAGTGCCGCGTGGTATGTAGGCATGCAGAAATCCGTGCTGCGGATGATCGTAACGCATCCCCGTCATGAGTATAGGCTGCAGCCTCTGATGGAGCTGGCCGGGCATATGGATCTGCATCCGCAGGATTTCCAGTGGATCATCAACCGCAGCAATGTGGAGGAGCTGACCTCTTCCAAGAATCTGGCGCTGCGTTTTGGCAGCGAGATCCTGCTGGAGCTTCCATATTACCAGCCTTTCCTGGAGAGTCTGCCACTCGGCAAAAAAGAACTCCAGCATGTCGACGACAAGGTCCATGCGCTGCTGGTCTCGCTGGGTCTCGCACTGGAAGTCCGAAAGAAGGGGATATTTCAATGATTGAATCTCTGGATGAAGCGTGGCCGCTGAAGCAGGGGCGGCTTCCCTCAAGATGGACTCCGCTGGACCCTGAGCATGGAAGGCGGCAGGAAGTGGAGGGGAGCGGACAGGTGCTGCTAAGAGTGCCGGAGGCTGCTGAGAACAGGCGGCTCTTCTCTCTGAAGCAGAGCGTGCTCCGTACAAGCAAACCCGGCAAAGAAGACTTCTTCGGCTTTCTGCAGAAAATGAAAAACGAAATGAATGCCGGACTGGAGCGTGAGGATGACAGCTATTTCGAGCTAAATGCCAAGGCGTTGATTGGTGATCCGCAGGCAGTCAGCTTTTTCATGAACGAGATCGAGAAGTATCTGCGCCGTACCCCGTTTACAGGCAAGGTGCCGGAAGCTTACCGTACAGCCGCTGAAGCACTGTTTCATGAATGGAAAGGGTTCGGACCCGCTTACCGCTGGTTCACGGACCGGGCTTATAGTGAATCGACCGGGCTGCAGATGATCGGACGGCAAATTTTTTATAACCACCAGGGCAGGTTTGTAGCTTATCCGTATGAGATGCCTTCGCTGGACCGGGTAGAGCAGCTCAAGCGTTCTCTCCTGAAGAGCGATCCCAACAAAAAGCTGAACAAGGATAATCCATCGGTAGAGTTCAAAATGGACGACCCGCTGTGGCCTGGCCGGTTCATCCGTTTAGCCATCTGGGTGTCGCCGCGTGTCTGGGAAGGCTTCACCACCATATCGCTGCGCCGTCAGGTCGTCGAGTTCCTGGATCTGGATGATCAGGCCGGCACGGAATGTATTCCTGCAGAAGCGGTTGAACTGATCCGTGCGCTTACGGGTACATTCCGTAATACGATTATCGCAGGTGCTGTAGGCTCGGGCAAAACCACTTTTGCCAATACAATTGTCGGTGAACAGCTGCTCGGTTCCTCTTCCTGCATGGGAGTGGTGATGATTGAGAAGCATCCGGAGTCGATTCTGCCGTATCAGATCAAAGGCCACCGGATCATTCCGATCCAGGCATCCAATGAGGAACTGATGGAGGTCGGCGTGGAATCGCTGCGGCATGATCCGAACATTCTCTATATGACCGAAATGCGTTATAACGAATGGGAATTCTATTTGTGGAGCGGCGAGAAGGGCTATGACGGCATCACCGGAACCTTTCATACCGTGGATTCGGAGGATATCCCATACCAGGGTGCTTTTGCCGTATCTACTCGGATTGGCGGCAGCCTGAAGGGGCACTTAATTTCAGCGCTGAAATCCTGTGAGCTGGTATTTATTCTGGAAAGTGTGCCCGATGGGAAGAAGCGGCTCGCACGGATTTCCGAGGTTTTTTATGAGGAAGCCAGTAACTCGGTATTCGCTAATGATCTGATGCGCTGGGAACAGGAGCAGTCGGCCTGGAGCTATAATGACAAGCTGACGCCGGGGCTGATGCTGAAGATGAAGAAGAAGAATGCGCGGGCTACGCGGCTTATGCAGCAGGAGCTTGGACATCTCGCCGCCCAGAAACCGATGGTGGACCCGCTGAAGGAAAGCTTGAAATCTAAGATTGTTTTGAACGAATGAGGGGGGAGCCTGTGGCGCTGCTGTACTATATCATCCAGTTTGTCTTTCATTTACTGGTCGCGGGCGGAATGTGGCTATTGGTGAAGCCGCTTATTGAGCGGCATTTATCGCAGTGGGGGCAAAAGATGGATTTCCGGATGAACCTGAGGATGAGTCTGTTCGGCAAAAAAGTCAGCATGATTAACAGAAGAATGTGGCTGTACCGTCATCTGGATGACTTACTGTATTTTGGCCATAGGAGGTATGAGCCGGGAATCAGTGTTATGCGTTTTGTCACCCGTTCTGGCATGCTGTTCACCGGGGTTTTTCTATCGGGTCTGCTGACTCTGCGGGAGCTGCCGGGACATATGAGCTTCAACAATCCTTTTCTGGAGGGAATTGTATTAAATGACGGTACACCTGCACAGGATGCTTGGCGGCTCCCGCTGTTTCTGGCTGTTCTCTCGGCAAGCATTCCATACTTACGGATGAGGTATACCTATGCACAGAGGAAAGTGCGCGGGAGCTACGATCTGCTCGATGTGATCAAAATCGCCACCAAGTTCACTCATTTATCTGCGGATTCCATCCTGTCGAGGACCAGTGATTTGCTGGCCGGTGATAATGTGCTGAAGACCCCCTTGAAGCTGCTTGGAGCGGCGTTTGCCAATTACAGTAACGAACGGGAGCTGAATGAGGAAGCGGGACGTTTTGCCGGAGCGATCGGAACGACCTTTGCCGTAGAATTCGTCTCCGATCTGCTCTATTGCGAGAAGGAAGGCACACGTTATCTCAAAAGCTCGCTCATGATGCTTAACCGCTCAATGGAACAGCAAAGAGAAACCATTCTGACGGTCAAAGCAAGCAGCAGGGATGCGATCAGCCTGGGGCTGTACGGAAATCTGGTTGTGCTGGTTTCTTCGGTTGGAACATTCATGTACATGCTGAAGCCTGATGTTTATTTCAAATTGCAGTTTGAGACTACCGTTGGTCTTACATTTATGATGGTCATCATCACGGGGATGTTCATCTCGTTCATGATCAGTACCATCCTCGCCAGACCCAAGCTGGACTACCACTAAGGTGATGAATAATGGATAGATTACTACTTTTGATAGCTGTAACAGGTATTGTGTATCTCGCCATACTGGTTTTTGTCAGCAGCAGCAGCCGTCAGGAACGTTATGTGCTCCGGCTCGGCGTGAAGTGGAAGGCCTTCGGGGAAAAAGTGCAAAATGAACGGCTGCAGCACTTGCTGAATCAGAGCGGTCTGTCCATATCAGCAGCCAAAATCACACTGTTCCGGTACTCGGCGGCTCTGATTTATCTGCTGGTTCAGATGGTCGGTGACTTCGTACGTTCAGAGCCTTTGTCTATTTATGATCCGCTTATTGCTGCGCTTATTCTGCTTGTTACCAGTCCGCAGCGGGTTCTGCCGCTTGGCTGGCTGCTGGTCTGGCTGCATCAGAAGACGCTTATTCAAAAAGACGGGGAGCTGATTTCCTTCATCCGTCTCTATGAGAACAACCGGCTGCGTAAGCGGGGATATGTGGAGTTTGGAGCTTTTTGTGCAGGGACAGCCAGCCATTTCAATTACATCCGCCAGGATCTATATGAGCTCTCGGAAAGGGCGGTGGATGAGGGAACCGAGCGGGCGATTGAATGGTTTTGCGGCAAATTTCCGGAGAACCACGCTTTTATTAATGATATCCGTTCAATACTGCTGGCGACGGAGGGCATGGATGATAACACGGAAGCGGCGAATTATCTGCGGGAGCAGGGCAAAATTATCACCAAAATATCGAGCGACCAATATCTGAAAAAGTGGTCCTTTATCGGTGATATTTCCACCATCATTAATGTAATTCCGTCCATCGCGACCTTCCTGATGATTGTATGTCTGGCTATGCAGTACATTATGCTGATTAAGGGCAATTTTAGCGGTGTGGGGATGTTTCAGTAAGTGAATTTTTGTATATTCAAACAGCACTTAAAAATATAAAATAAAAAGGGGGATATTAACAATGAAAAAAGACGCTATTTCCACTGGTTTGTTTATCGCTATCGGGTTCCTGTGTGTGGCTATCGTAATTGCAATTCTGATTCCTGTCGTACGGGACGTAATCGACGATGCAGATGATAACAGACCGGTCATTCCGGCGGTTAGCCTGGTTCAACCGGCAGGTTCGGGTGTGGAGGGGACAGGACAGAAGTTAGCTGATTTGCTGGTTTAACGGAGATGAAGAAGGACTCGATTTCCGTCGCGCTGTTTCTGGCTATTGGTTTTGTGATTGCCGGGATTTTTATCGCCGGGGCAACAAGCATTATCGGCAGCAGCCAGGATGATATCATTACCCATGTCAAAGCGGTTGAACAGTATTAAAAGGAGGCGCTGCGCTTGAAGGCAACCGTCCTCCGGGCATTGTTTATGTGGCTGGTGCTGTTCATTATCCTGCAGCCGATTTTTACGTATATCGATTATCTGCTGGACTTGCAGGTCAAAGCCAACACATCCTATATCACGCAAAAGGCCGCAACGGAAGGGATGGTTACAGCCTCTATGAGAAGCGAGGTCATCTCTAACCTGAGGGCGGTCGGTTTTCCAGAGAACTCTATTGAAATTACAAGCAGTACAGAAATGATTCTTGAGCGCAAGCAGCGGATTGATGTGTACGTAACAGCGCCGCGGGTGAACCTGTTTCCCTACAATTTCTCCGGCGTATCCCAGCCGACACGGTATTATGGACACGGCTCGATCATGAGTGAATATCTCGATTAACTAAGGGATGAAGCTGACCAATGGATTATATTATTAAGCTGGCATTTGTCCTGCTGATCTTTATCTACTCCTGGTTTTTTCAGATTCAGAATCAGGAGTGGGATATTATGCGCAGTATGCTCAAGGATGCGAACAATATGGCAGTTCATGATGCCTCACAGGAATTGAACGAAGCAGCGCGTGCACAAGGACGGTTGGTTATTGACCCATCTGCGGCTTACGAGACCTTCCGCCAAACGCTGCAAAGTAATCTGGGACTGGACGACGGTTTATCCCCCATAGCGGGGAGCCGGCTCCAGGCTCAAGTGAGGATCGTCAAGTTCGACATTGTGGATGAAGCAACGGGAAATACATTTCCCATGCTCTATGAAGACCCTGCTTACGGTATCACCAAATACATACAGGGACCTTCGGTCATCGCAGTTATTGAAACGGAGCATCCGGTCCTGATCTCAAGAAACAAAGTACAAGAAGCAATTACCGTACCGGCAGTTCAAGAGTATAAGCTGAATCATTAGCTATATTAGCATCGGCAGGTCCTTACTAACTACTACAATTAAGGGAGAGTTCAATTATGAAAAAGACAATAATCAGCAAAGCATTAGTGGGGAGAACAGCAGTGAAAGCTTTTCTAGCAACTGCATTGTTAGCCGGTTTAATTGTAGGTCAAGTTGGGCCTGTCAGTGCAACAGCAGCAAAGCCGACGGCGGCTCCGATTATGAGAGATAATCTTTCGAAGTATGGGTTGGTGAAGGATGTGGAATTGCCGGTGACGCTTGAGGCTGGGGGACTTAGTTATACGCTGGAGAAGATTATGATTTATGATTTTAATTCTAAAGATGCTCAGAATCTTATAAAACAATTTAAATATGACTCATTTGGAGTTTTGGTGAGTAAACCTAAATATTTTATTTGGACTAAAATCACAATTATGAATAACAGTAAAAGCACTGTGAAAAGATCTCTGTATGATCAAACGGACAAGTGGACTATAACTCTAAAAAAAGGAGGGAAAATAGATCCGATCTGGCCAAAGGTAAACGAGGGGAAAATAAATAATAAAAGCGCATTTTACTACTATACGCTTAAACCAGGAGAACAGTTACCCTCATATCAGGCATTTCTATATGATGAAGATTTTCAATATTTTGCAATTCGTATGTTTCATGCTGGAGGATTTGATGAAAAATTAGTAGTAAGTTATTGAGAGGAAGTAATATGAAAAAAATAAT
This window encodes:
- a CDS encoding DUF2621 domain-containing protein; protein product: MHFHSPSSLLSVAPSNWFMNSIAFWTFLLLGCMCIGGYFMFRKFLKVLPKADGKSKLDWQNYWVERSRPLWSDEMKAFLDQLVQPVPGPFRDIAKHSIAAEIGRIAVESNASEVTREHCIKGYIVATPRRDNRFLVTFLEKNGIDYTPYKHLVK
- a CDS encoding deoxyribonuclease IV, whose product is MLKIGSHVSCADKGLLSAANEANEYGSTSFMIYTGAPQNTRRKPIESMFPEEGKLAMAQNGVEEIVVHAPYIINLGSYKESTYQLAVDFLQEEIRRTHALDVKHIVLHPGAFTDKDAEYGIQRIADGLNEVLGGTNETEVHIALETMAGKGTEVGRSFEEIASIIDKVVHNERLSICLDTCHIHDAGYDIVGDLDGVLKKFDDTIGLGRLGVIHINDSKNPRGAGKDRHTPIGSGYIGFETINNVVHHEALAGLPFILETPWIGKDAKKLRPMYEVEIALLRGNVAERFGAEFLSELEELHAFFTKQELDSRRYVLDVWELLKNDAKAKKADPREPLERLYDQVIAAGLFPQLSEEAVNHRLIAWLAGKQLLVNA
- a CDS encoding ATPase, T2SS/T4P/T4SS family codes for the protein MIESLDEAWPLKQGRLPSRWTPLDPEHGRRQEVEGSGQVLLRVPEAAENRRLFSLKQSVLRTSKPGKEDFFGFLQKMKNEMNAGLEREDDSYFELNAKALIGDPQAVSFFMNEIEKYLRRTPFTGKVPEAYRTAAEALFHEWKGFGPAYRWFTDRAYSESTGLQMIGRQIFYNHQGRFVAYPYEMPSLDRVEQLKRSLLKSDPNKKLNKDNPSVEFKMDDPLWPGRFIRLAIWVSPRVWEGFTTISLRRQVVEFLDLDDQAGTECIPAEAVELIRALTGTFRNTIIAGAVGSGKTTFANTIVGEQLLGSSSCMGVVMIEKHPESILPYQIKGHRIIPIQASNEELMEVGVESLRHDPNILYMTEMRYNEWEFYLWSGEKGYDGITGTFHTVDSEDIPYQGAFAVSTRIGGSLKGHLISALKSCELVFILESVPDGKKRLARISEVFYEEASNSVFANDLMRWEQEQSAWSYNDKLTPGLMLKMKKKNARATRLMQQELGHLAAQKPMVDPLKESLKSKIVLNE
- the purU gene encoding formyltetrahydrofolate deformylase translates to MELHVKREHSSGGQYPDRARMLISCPDGPGIVAAVSHFLYQHGANIVQSDQYTMDPDGGMFFMRVEFDLPKLDERLEEVRTIFGGVAERFKMNWQIFNVSHKKRLAIFVSKEDHCLVELLWQWQAGDLDADIALVVSNHTDMQAYVESFGIPFHHIPVTADTKEAAEKRQLEVIGDDIDVIILARYMQIISPSFIEHYRHRIINIHHSFLPAFVGGKPYAQAYQRGVKIIGATAHYVTEELDGGPIIEQDVQRVSHSDDVNELKRIGRTIERVVLARAVKWHIEDRILVHHNKTVVFN